From a region of the Xanthomonas rydalmerensis genome:
- a CDS encoding ShlB/FhaC/HecB family hemolysin secretion/activation protein, whose product MAVCALAAARSAHAQEPTTLDRQEQLRQAEQVQRQQEQDRQAPFVGPREAEAPADMRSTALPTEALCFPIRRIRLGGGGPDAARFSWLWQSLRRYEGRCIGTAGIDLIRRRALDQLVARGFVTTRLGVPAQDLSSGELRFELLPGRLRQVRVQSADGRVFWRGALPLRPGDVLDLRAIEQGVEQFKRVPSQDAKIDITPGEQPGESDLLITVQRSKRWRAVLNADDSGVQATGRYQGGIDFALDAPLGINDLLSIGYNHDLVDDGAARGTRGNSLSYSVPWGWWTASLSLSSYRYHQQVDGFRQSFQSSGSSNSAQLDLQRVIHRTGTSKTTLGVVVAKRAARSYLDGVEIGIQRRHTTSAEFYLSHRHYLGKLQLDTRLGHRRGTPWFDGQWTGYDPAVGFPGYRYGVTTLDVSAGLPFALGPVALSWDSSLHAQTSPQLLLGSEFITLGGRYSVRGFDGERTLGAERGAYWRNTLNLPVQRLGITPYLGVDAGRIAGPSASAQAGRSLVGGFVGMRGARGGLSWDGFAGWDLHAPRDFHSAQPAYGVRLIYQF is encoded by the coding sequence CTGGCCGTGTGCGCGCTGGCGGCTGCGCGGTCGGCGCACGCGCAGGAACCCACCACGCTCGACCGCCAGGAACAGTTGCGCCAGGCCGAGCAGGTGCAGCGGCAGCAGGAACAGGACCGGCAGGCGCCGTTCGTGGGTCCGCGCGAGGCCGAAGCGCCGGCAGACATGCGCAGCACCGCCTTGCCGACCGAAGCGCTGTGCTTTCCGATCCGGCGCATCCGCCTCGGTGGCGGCGGCCCCGACGCGGCACGTTTTTCCTGGCTGTGGCAGTCGCTGCGCCGCTACGAGGGCCGCTGCATCGGCACGGCCGGCATCGACCTGATCCGCCGCCGCGCGCTGGACCAACTGGTCGCGCGCGGCTTCGTCACCACCCGCCTCGGCGTGCCCGCGCAGGACCTGTCCAGCGGTGAGCTGCGCTTCGAACTGCTGCCCGGGCGCCTGCGCCAGGTGCGCGTGCAGTCGGCGGACGGCCGCGTGTTCTGGCGCGGTGCGCTGCCGCTGCGCCCGGGCGACGTGCTCGACCTGCGCGCGATCGAACAGGGCGTGGAGCAGTTCAAGCGGGTGCCGTCGCAGGACGCCAAGATCGACATCACCCCGGGCGAGCAGCCGGGCGAGTCGGACCTGCTGATCACCGTGCAGCGCAGCAAGCGCTGGCGCGCGGTGCTCAACGCCGACGACTCGGGCGTACAGGCGACCGGCCGCTACCAGGGCGGCATCGACTTCGCCCTGGATGCGCCGCTGGGCATCAACGACCTGCTCTCGATCGGCTACAACCACGACCTCGTCGACGACGGCGCCGCCCGCGGCACGCGCGGCAACAGCCTGTCCTATAGCGTGCCGTGGGGCTGGTGGACGGCCTCGCTGTCGCTGTCGTCCTATCGCTACCACCAGCAGGTGGACGGCTTCCGCCAGAGCTTCCAGTCCAGCGGCAGCTCGAACAGCGCGCAACTGGATCTGCAGCGGGTGATCCACCGCACCGGCACCAGCAAGACCACGCTCGGCGTGGTGGTGGCCAAGCGGGCAGCGCGCAGCTACCTGGACGGGGTGGAGATCGGCATCCAGCGCCGCCACACCACCAGCGCCGAGTTCTACCTCAGCCATCGCCACTACCTGGGCAAGCTGCAGCTGGACACGCGCCTGGGTCACCGCCGCGGCACGCCGTGGTTCGACGGGCAGTGGACCGGCTACGACCCGGCGGTGGGCTTCCCCGGCTACCGCTACGGCGTCACCACGCTCGACGTCAGCGCCGGCCTGCCGTTCGCGCTGGGCCCGGTGGCGCTGAGCTGGGACAGCAGCCTGCATGCGCAGACCTCACCGCAGCTGCTGCTGGGGTCGGAATTCATCACTCTGGGCGGGCGCTACAGCGTGCGCGGCTTCGATGGCGAACGCACCCTGGGCGCCGAACGCGGCGCGTACTGGCGCAACACCCTCAACCTGCCGGTGCAGCGCCTGGGCATCACCCCATACCTGGGCGTGGATGCCGGCCGCATCGCCGGGCCGAGCGCGTCGGCGCAGGCCGGGCGCAGCCTGGTCGGCGGCTTCGTCGGCATGCGCGGTGCGCGCGGCGGGCTCAGCTGGGATGGCTTCGCCGGCTGGGACCTGCACGCGCCGCGCGACTTCCACAGCGCGCAGCCGGCCTATGGCGTGCGCCTGATCTACCAGTTCTGA
- a CDS encoding 5'-nucleotidase, lipoprotein e(P4) family: protein MTPIARTALACAVLALSACKPQTQVADPAAKPATTASADASAAAPGAADDNLNAVLWMQRSAEYQALAEQTYRAAADRLDAALKEPNWDALVPEERGNAAAGLKPAVVMDVDETVLDNSPYQARLIRNGKEYDEVSWDQWVAEKKAKPIPGVVDFAKAADAKGITVLYVTNRAVHLTDATLANLRSAGLPVADNSVLLGLGTVVKDCEQNGSEKNCRRKLVGQQYRVLMQFGDQLGDFAQVVSNTPEGRAQLLQQYHDWFGERWWMLPNPSYGSWEPALFNNDFTQSRAARHQAKVQALELAQ, encoded by the coding sequence ATGACTCCGATCGCCCGCACCGCACTGGCCTGCGCCGTGCTCGCCCTGTCCGCCTGCAAGCCGCAGACGCAGGTCGCCGACCCGGCCGCCAAGCCGGCCACCACTGCATCCGCTGACGCGTCTGCCGCCGCGCCGGGCGCCGCCGACGACAACCTCAACGCGGTGCTGTGGATGCAGCGCTCGGCCGAGTACCAGGCCCTGGCCGAGCAGACCTATCGCGCTGCCGCCGACCGCCTGGATGCGGCGCTGAAGGAGCCGAACTGGGACGCGCTGGTGCCGGAGGAGCGCGGCAACGCCGCCGCCGGATTGAAGCCGGCGGTGGTGATGGACGTGGACGAAACCGTGCTGGACAACTCGCCGTACCAGGCGCGGCTGATCCGCAACGGCAAGGAGTACGACGAGGTCAGCTGGGACCAGTGGGTGGCCGAGAAGAAGGCCAAGCCGATTCCGGGCGTGGTCGATTTCGCCAAGGCCGCCGACGCCAAGGGCATCACCGTGCTGTACGTGACCAACCGCGCCGTGCACCTGACCGACGCGACCCTGGCCAACCTGCGCAGCGCCGGCCTGCCGGTGGCCGACAACAGCGTGCTGCTGGGCCTGGGGACGGTGGTCAAGGATTGCGAGCAGAACGGCTCGGAGAAGAACTGCCGGCGCAAGCTGGTCGGCCAGCAGTACCGCGTGCTGATGCAGTTCGGCGACCAGCTCGGCGATTTCGCCCAGGTGGTGTCCAATACCCCGGAAGGCCGCGCGCAGTTGCTGCAGCAGTACCACGACTGGTTCGGCGAGCGCTGGTGGATGTTGCCCAACCCCAGCTACGGTTCCTGGGAGCCGGCGCTGTTCAACAACGACTTCACCCAGTCGCGGGCGGCGCGCCACCAGGCCAAGGTGCAGGCGCTGGAGTTGGCGCAGTGA
- the pyrF gene encoding orotidine-5'-phosphate decarboxylase, giving the protein MSRAPLPLAPHERLIFALDVPGRSEALEWIERLGDAVAFYKIGMELLASGEYFDVLDTLAGCGKRVFVDLKFFDIPATVGGVIRRLSQWPVDYCTIHGWHPPMMQAAAEANGSDMRLLAVTVLTSMGRADLASMGIDRAPEDVVVERALAAQAAGIDGVIASGQEAAPIRRATGAGFSIVCPGIRPGGPVGDDQQRTVGVAQAFADGADAIVVGRPIRQASDPRAAAEAIQREIAATLASNTDFKSIT; this is encoded by the coding sequence GTGAGCCGTGCGCCGCTGCCGCTGGCGCCGCACGAGCGGCTGATCTTCGCCCTCGACGTGCCCGGGCGCAGCGAGGCGCTGGAGTGGATCGAGCGGCTCGGCGATGCGGTGGCGTTCTACAAGATCGGCATGGAACTGCTGGCCTCGGGCGAGTACTTCGACGTGCTGGACACGCTGGCCGGATGCGGCAAGCGCGTGTTCGTGGACCTGAAGTTCTTCGACATCCCGGCCACCGTGGGCGGGGTGATCCGGCGGCTGTCGCAGTGGCCGGTGGACTACTGCACCATCCACGGCTGGCACCCGCCGATGATGCAGGCCGCGGCCGAGGCCAACGGCAGCGACATGCGCCTGCTGGCGGTGACCGTGCTGACCTCGATGGGCCGCGCCGACCTGGCGTCGATGGGCATCGACCGCGCGCCGGAAGACGTGGTGGTGGAACGCGCGCTGGCCGCGCAGGCCGCGGGCATCGACGGCGTGATCGCCTCCGGCCAGGAAGCGGCGCCGATCCGCCGCGCCACCGGCGCCGGTTTCTCCATCGTCTGCCCGGGCATCCGCCCCGGCGGCCCGGTCGGCGACGACCAGCAGCGCACGGTGGGCGTGGCCCAGGCCTTTGCCGACGGCGCCGATGCGATCGTGGTCGGCCGGCCGATTCGCCAGGCCAGCGACCCGCGCGCCGCGGCGGAGGCCATCCAGCGGGAGATTGCGGCGACGCTGGCCAGCAACACCGATTTTAAATCAATAACTTAG